A region from the Catellatospora sp. TT07R-123 genome encodes:
- a CDS encoding DUF2277 family protein, whose product MCRSIKTLRPPFQEIVTEDDMHAAALQYVRKISGFRAPAAHNAQAFEDAVAAVTAATATLLATLQVRR is encoded by the coding sequence ATGTGCCGCAGCATCAAGACCCTTCGCCCGCCGTTCCAGGAGATCGTCACCGAGGACGACATGCACGCCGCCGCGCTGCAGTACGTCCGCAAGATCTCCGGTTTCCGCGCCCCGGCCGCCCACAACGCCCAGGCCTTCGAGGACGCCGTGGCGGCCGTCACCGCCGCCACCGCGACCCTGCTCGCCACCCTCCAGGTCCGCCGCTGA
- a CDS encoding sporulation protein — MVLRRILSSLGFGGVDVDTVLATPTARPGGPFAGQVRLHARGAVEISAVDLLVVASSPAGSGEFELARFPVAQRLELAGGAGQAVGFHLVLPYAVPVTLVYGHPMPGIGVGVRTQVSVAGGSAKTDFDPLGVEPTEIHQRVLDALGTIGCRFVRSELRPGPQPWQAITFYAPVPAGQPVGPQIPQLMFAFTADPQGMTVYAEPAARSGHGDTYRITTEQSRDLGADAARWIELVDGWVRGALARLAQAPADQGAFMRPPAAAPAGQGWPPRHPNHGYAYSGFGGPGGYRYGGYRPGMGGAIAAGLGGAALGFLGGMVVGDLVHDALTPDVTADAAGAGDAAAGDASADQGADQSADQGGDAASAFEGGGYDPNNYEVGGDGSGGFDSSGYGAGGYDPGGYDPGMDDFGGDFGGGDF; from the coding sequence ATGGTTCTGCGACGGATCCTCAGCAGCCTCGGCTTCGGCGGCGTCGACGTCGACACCGTGCTGGCCACGCCGACCGCCCGGCCGGGCGGCCCGTTCGCCGGGCAGGTGCGGCTGCACGCGCGCGGCGCGGTCGAGATCAGCGCGGTGGACCTGCTGGTGGTCGCGTCCAGCCCGGCCGGGTCGGGCGAGTTCGAGCTGGCCCGCTTCCCGGTCGCGCAGCGGCTGGAGCTGGCCGGCGGCGCGGGGCAGGCGGTCGGGTTCCACCTGGTCCTGCCGTACGCGGTGCCCGTGACGCTCGTGTACGGCCACCCCATGCCCGGCATCGGCGTCGGGGTGCGTACGCAGGTGAGCGTGGCGGGCGGGTCCGCCAAGACGGACTTCGACCCGCTCGGCGTCGAGCCGACCGAGATCCACCAGCGGGTGCTGGACGCGCTGGGCACGATCGGCTGCCGGTTCGTCCGCAGCGAGCTGCGCCCCGGCCCGCAGCCGTGGCAGGCGATCACGTTCTACGCGCCCGTGCCGGCCGGGCAGCCGGTGGGACCGCAGATCCCGCAGCTCATGTTCGCCTTCACCGCGGACCCGCAGGGCATGACCGTGTACGCCGAACCGGCCGCCCGGTCCGGCCACGGCGACACGTACCGGATCACCACCGAGCAGTCGCGCGACCTGGGCGCCGACGCCGCCCGCTGGATCGAGCTGGTCGACGGCTGGGTGCGCGGCGCGCTGGCCCGGCTGGCGCAGGCCCCGGCCGACCAGGGCGCGTTCATGCGCCCGCCCGCCGCGGCGCCCGCCGGGCAGGGCTGGCCGCCGCGCCACCCCAACCACGGCTACGCCTACTCCGGGTTCGGCGGCCCCGGCGGCTACCGGTACGGCGGCTACCGGCCCGGGATGGGCGGGGCGATCGCGGCCGGGCTGGGCGGCGCGGCGCTGGGCTTCCTCGGCGGCATGGTCGTGGGCGACCTGGTCCACGACGCGCTGACCCCGGACGTGACCGCCGACGCCGCCGGTGCCGGGGACGCGGCCGCCGGGGACGCATCCGCCGACCAGGGCGCCGACCAGAGCGCCGACCAGGGCGGCGACGCGGCCTCGGCGTTCGAGGGCGGCGGCTACGACCCGAACAACTACGAGGTCGGCGGCGACGGGTCCGGCGGGTTCGACTCCAGCGGCTACGGTGCGGGCGGCTACGACCCGGGCGGCTACGACCCCGGCATGGACGACTTCGGCGGAGACTTCGGCGGCGGCGACTTCTGA
- the manA gene encoding mannose-6-phosphate isomerase, class I gives MFALRCAVRPYAWGSREFIAAMQGRAVPSAGPEAELWIGAHPGDPSRDEAGRGLDELIADAPQRLLGAAADRFGARLPYLMKVLAAASPLSLQAHPDLDRARSGYAAEDAAGVALDSPARSYVDRNHKPELLVALTPFDALCGFRPAGQARELLSAVAVPVLDPVLADLAARGPVAAVGALLALPRDTAAAAVRAAVNAADRLPVTEAALVRRLDAAFPGDVGVLVALLLAHLTLRPGEGLWVPAGVMHAYVQGAGIEIMAASDNVLRGGLTGKHVNVPELLAVLADGSAAPMVIAPVETGDGVTSWPVPVDDFALHRVQLDGGRHELELDGPRLVLCVAGEIVAGGADAGAGLVRLGAGSAAFAAAGTRLELSGTGTAFIASA, from the coding sequence CTGTTCGCTCTGCGCTGCGCGGTGCGGCCGTACGCCTGGGGCTCGCGCGAGTTCATCGCCGCCATGCAGGGCCGGGCCGTGCCCAGCGCCGGACCCGAGGCCGAGCTGTGGATCGGCGCCCACCCCGGCGACCCGTCCCGGGACGAGGCCGGGCGGGGGCTGGACGAGCTGATCGCCGACGCGCCGCAGCGGCTGCTCGGGGCGGCCGCCGACCGGTTCGGGGCGCGGCTGCCGTACCTGATGAAGGTCCTGGCGGCGGCCTCGCCGCTGTCGTTGCAGGCCCACCCCGACCTCGACCGGGCCCGCTCCGGGTACGCCGCCGAGGACGCCGCGGGCGTCGCGCTGGACAGCCCCGCGCGCAGCTACGTCGACCGCAACCACAAGCCTGAGCTGCTGGTCGCGCTCACCCCGTTCGACGCGCTGTGCGGCTTCCGCCCGGCCGGACAGGCTCGGGAACTGCTGTCCGCCGTCGCCGTGCCCGTGCTGGACCCGGTGCTGGCCGACCTGGCCGCGCGGGGACCGGTCGCGGCGGTCGGGGCGCTGCTCGCGCTGCCCCGCGACACCGCGGCCGCAGCGGTCCGGGCGGCCGTGAACGCCGCCGACCGGCTGCCCGTGACCGAGGCCGCGCTGGTGCGGCGGCTGGACGCGGCGTTCCCAGGGGACGTCGGCGTGCTGGTAGCGCTGCTGCTGGCGCACCTGACGCTGCGGCCCGGCGAGGGGCTGTGGGTGCCGGCCGGGGTCATGCACGCGTACGTCCAGGGCGCCGGGATCGAGATCATGGCCGCCAGCGACAACGTGCTGCGCGGCGGGCTGACCGGCAAGCACGTCAACGTGCCGGAGCTGCTGGCGGTGCTCGCCGACGGGTCGGCCGCGCCCATGGTGATCGCCCCGGTGGAGACGGGCGACGGGGTGACCTCGTGGCCGGTGCCGGTGGACGACTTCGCCCTGCACCGGGTGCAGCTCGACGGGGGGCGCCACGAATTGGAGCTGGACGGGCCGCGGCTGGTGCTCTGCGTGGCGGGGGAGATCGTCGCGGGCGGTGCTGATGCGGGCGCTGGTTTGGTGCGGCTGGGTGCGGGGTCGGCGGCGTTCGCGGCGGCGGGTACGCGGCTGGAGCTGTCCGGCACCGGCACCGCCTTCATCGCCTCCGCCTGA
- a CDS encoding nucleotide sugar dehydrogenase, translating to MAVDVVILGLGYVGLPLAQEAVKAGLTVLGYDVNTKLVTSLNEGRSHVDDLSDADIAQMLAGGFRATTDETEIASAKTAVICVPTPLSADGGPDLGAVDSATRAVARNLRPGMVVILESTTYPGTTDEYVRPILEAGGLTAGTDFHLAFSPERIDPGNKQYGPHNTPKVVGGHTEACTEAAAAFYGRFVATVVRTKGTREAETAKLLENTYRHINIALVNEMAKFCHHLGIDLWDVIKAASSKPFGFQAFYPGPGVGGHCIPIDPNYLSHNVRAKLGYPFRFVELAQEINATMPAYVARRAQNILNDAGKAINGASVLLLGVTYKPNIADKRESPATPLARALAGLGAKLSFHDPYVQRWEANGVEVLRADDLEVAVAEADLVILVQQHRQYDVDALAAAAREFFDTRGVTTGDDAHRL from the coding sequence ATGGCTGTCGACGTGGTCATCCTCGGACTGGGGTACGTGGGCCTGCCGCTGGCCCAGGAGGCCGTGAAGGCCGGGCTGACCGTGTTGGGGTACGACGTCAACACGAAGCTGGTGACGTCGCTGAACGAGGGCCGTTCGCACGTGGACGACCTGTCCGACGCCGACATCGCGCAGATGCTGGCGGGCGGGTTCCGGGCCACGACCGACGAGACCGAGATCGCGTCCGCGAAGACGGCGGTGATCTGCGTGCCGACCCCGCTGTCGGCCGACGGCGGCCCCGACCTGGGCGCGGTCGACTCCGCGACCCGCGCGGTCGCCCGCAACCTGCGCCCGGGCATGGTCGTCATCCTTGAATCGACCACCTACCCCGGCACGACCGACGAATACGTCCGCCCGATCCTGGAAGCAGGCGGCCTGACCGCCGGGACCGACTTCCACCTCGCGTTCTCCCCCGAGCGCATCGACCCGGGCAACAAGCAGTACGGCCCGCACAACACCCCGAAGGTCGTCGGCGGCCACACCGAAGCCTGCACCGAAGCCGCCGCCGCGTTCTACGGCCGGTTCGTGGCCACCGTCGTGCGCACCAAGGGCACCCGCGAGGCCGAGACCGCCAAGTTGCTGGAGAACACCTACCGGCACATCAACATCGCCCTGGTCAACGAGATGGCGAAGTTCTGCCACCACCTCGGCATCGACCTCTGGGACGTGATCAAGGCCGCGTCGTCCAAGCCGTTCGGGTTCCAGGCGTTCTACCCCGGCCCCGGCGTCGGCGGCCACTGCATCCCGATCGACCCGAACTACCTGTCCCACAACGTGCGCGCCAAGCTCGGCTACCCGTTCCGGTTCGTCGAGCTGGCCCAGGAGATCAACGCGACCATGCCCGCCTACGTGGCCCGGCGGGCGCAGAACATCCTCAACGACGCCGGCAAGGCCATCAACGGCGCCTCGGTCCTGCTGCTGGGCGTCACGTACAAGCCCAACATCGCCGACAAGCGCGAGTCCCCGGCCACGCCCCTGGCCCGCGCCCTGGCCGGACTCGGCGCCAAACTCAGCTTCCACGACCCCTACGTGCAGCGCTGGGAGGCCAACGGCGTCGAGGTCCTGCGCGCCGACGACCTGGAGGTCGCCGTGGCCGAGGCCGACCTGGTCATCCTCGTCCAGCAGCACCGCCAGTACGACGTCGACGCCCTCGCCGCCGCGGCGCGGGAGTTCTTCGACACCCGCGGTGTCACCACCGGGGACGACGCGCACCGGCTCTGA
- a CDS encoding EcsC family protein encodes MTVEVAAESPPAGLWETMRADPQYAPEHLALAAVRRIGPQAAQWARAMRERHPSMHPDGLAQLAVQRFRWHGRLSGAATGAIGLPGAVLDVAGLAWTQSRLVLHLAAVYGIDPTVPDRATDLLVLQRVHKAGEGARAALGVAAGREHIGAAVARVAGMSTARAMAQLSWRLARMAGVRAVRKVAAKAVPFAGIVLGAWVNSSAVNDVARRAIAQYRPPELTAVPLPRSPSA; translated from the coding sequence ATGACCGTCGAGGTCGCCGCCGAGTCGCCCCCGGCCGGGCTGTGGGAGACGATGCGCGCCGATCCCCAGTACGCCCCCGAGCACCTGGCCCTGGCCGCCGTCCGCAGGATCGGCCCGCAGGCGGCGCAGTGGGCGCGGGCGATGCGCGAGCGCCACCCGTCCATGCATCCCGACGGGCTGGCGCAGCTCGCGGTGCAGCGGTTCCGCTGGCACGGGCGGCTGTCCGGGGCGGCGACCGGCGCGATCGGCCTGCCCGGGGCGGTGCTGGACGTGGCCGGGCTGGCCTGGACGCAGAGCCGCCTGGTGCTGCACCTGGCCGCCGTGTACGGCATCGACCCGACCGTGCCCGACCGGGCCACCGACCTGCTGGTGCTCCAGCGGGTGCACAAGGCGGGCGAGGGCGCCCGCGCCGCGCTCGGGGTGGCCGCCGGGCGGGAACACATCGGCGCCGCCGTCGCCCGGGTGGCCGGGATGTCGACCGCGCGGGCGATGGCGCAGCTGAGCTGGCGGCTGGCGCGGATGGCCGGGGTGCGGGCGGTCCGCAAGGTCGCCGCGAAGGCCGTCCCGTTCGCCGGGATCGTGCTCGGGGCCTGGGTGAACTCGTCGGCGGTCAACGACGTGGCCCGGCGCGCCATCGCGCAGTACCGGCCGCCCGAGCTCACCGCCGTCCCGCTGCCCAGGTCACCCTCGGCGTAG
- a CDS encoding amidase family protein has protein sequence MTDVIAAPYVPWLPTMPYRPEADGPLSGIRLAVKDLFDVDGLPTGAGNPTWLATHAPATRDAAAVAALLSAGARLAGKTHTDEMAYSLFGTNAHYGSPENPAAPGHLTGGSSNGTAAAVASGSAELGLGTDTGGSVRIPAGWCGLYGLRPSHARVSRDGVVALCGSFDAPGLLTADLGLLRTAAGVLLRGGVDSTPVRGLLAPPDLWELAGPEVRAALAPAVDRLRAVLPVDGKPLFDAAAPDYRFGYAVRTGWEFWQEHGDWVRAENPVFGPGVGERVQVASTRTAEQLAAADEQIRAVRDTMARVLTGAVLVIPTAPQPAPLRGADTAPLRAPILGLTGIASVAGLPALSVPGARVGGLPVGLCLVGAPGTDEYLLELAEVLR, from the coding sequence GTGACCGACGTGATTGCCGCGCCCTACGTGCCCTGGCTGCCGACGATGCCGTACCGGCCCGAGGCCGACGGGCCGCTGAGCGGGATACGGCTGGCCGTCAAGGACCTGTTCGATGTGGACGGCCTGCCCACCGGGGCGGGCAACCCGACGTGGCTGGCCACGCACGCGCCCGCGACCCGGGACGCGGCCGCGGTGGCGGCGCTGCTGTCGGCCGGGGCCCGGCTGGCGGGCAAGACCCATACCGACGAGATGGCGTATAGCCTGTTCGGCACCAACGCCCACTACGGCTCCCCGGAGAACCCGGCCGCGCCCGGCCACCTGACCGGCGGCTCGTCCAACGGCACCGCCGCGGCGGTCGCGTCCGGCAGCGCCGAGCTGGGCCTGGGCACCGACACTGGCGGCTCGGTGCGCATCCCGGCCGGGTGGTGCGGCCTCTACGGGCTGCGGCCCAGCCACGCCCGGGTCAGCCGGGACGGGGTGGTGGCGCTGTGCGGCTCGTTCGACGCGCCGGGGCTGCTCACCGCGGACCTCGGGCTGCTGCGTACCGCGGCCGGGGTGCTGCTGCGCGGCGGTGTCGACAGCACCCCGGTGCGGGGCCTGCTCGCGCCGCCGGACCTGTGGGAGCTGGCCGGGCCCGAGGTGCGGGCGGCGCTGGCCCCGGCCGTGGACCGGCTGCGGGCGGTGCTGCCGGTGGACGGGAAACCGCTGTTCGACGCGGCCGCCCCCGACTACCGGTTCGGCTACGCGGTGCGCACCGGCTGGGAGTTCTGGCAGGAACACGGCGACTGGGTACGGGCCGAGAACCCCGTCTTCGGCCCGGGGGTCGGCGAGCGGGTGCAGGTGGCGTCGACCCGTACCGCCGAGCAGCTGGCCGCGGCCGACGAGCAGATCCGCGCGGTGCGCGACACGATGGCCCGGGTTTTGACCGGCGCGGTTCTGGTCATACCCACGGCACCGCAGCCCGCGCCGTTGCGCGGCGCCGACACCGCCCCGCTGCGGGCCCCGATCCTGGGGCTGACCGGCATCGCCAGCGTGGCGGGCCTGCCCGCCCTGAGCGTCCCCGGTGCCCGCGTCGGCGGCCTGCCGGTCGGGCTGTGCCTCGTGGGCGCCCCCGGCACCGACGAGTACCTGCTCGAACTCGCGGAGGTGCTGAGATGA
- a CDS encoding winged helix DNA-binding domain-containing protein has product MTDVLSRPALNRATLARQLLLERADLPAEQAVARLAGMQAQAPNPPYTGLWARLAGFAPEHLSQLVTERKVVRIALMRGTIHLVTAADCLLLRPVVQPVLDRQLQHTFGRRLTGLELAEVAAHGRELVERQPLTFAELGERLARRWPGHDADALAPVVRTRVPLVQVPPRGLWNTSGQAAHTSAEAWLGSALPQPSVDGAVLRYLAAYGPASVRDAQTWSGLTRLREVFDRLRPGLVTFTDESGTTLYDLPDAPRPPADTPAPVRLLGEFDNMLLSYADRSRVLSEPHRARVFTVNGIIRATVLVDGAVAGMWRLDRGRGTATVTVELFGPQPAAVRDEIAAEAAALLTFAAPDTAHDIRLT; this is encoded by the coding sequence ATGACCGACGTCCTGTCCCGCCCCGCCCTCAACCGCGCCACGCTCGCCCGGCAGCTGCTGCTGGAACGGGCCGACCTGCCCGCCGAGCAGGCGGTCGCACGGCTGGCCGGGATGCAGGCGCAGGCGCCGAACCCGCCGTACACCGGGCTGTGGGCGCGGCTGGCCGGGTTCGCGCCCGAGCACCTGTCCCAGCTGGTCACCGAGCGCAAGGTGGTGCGGATCGCGCTGATGCGCGGCACGATCCACCTGGTCACCGCCGCCGACTGCCTGCTGCTGCGGCCGGTGGTCCAGCCCGTGCTCGACCGGCAGTTGCAGCACACCTTCGGCAGGCGGCTGACCGGTCTGGAACTCGCCGAGGTCGCGGCGCACGGCCGTGAGCTGGTCGAGCGGCAGCCGCTGACCTTCGCCGAGCTGGGCGAGCGGCTGGCCCGGCGCTGGCCCGGCCACGACGCCGACGCGCTCGCGCCGGTGGTGCGCACCCGCGTGCCGCTGGTGCAGGTGCCGCCGCGCGGGCTGTGGAACACCAGCGGCCAGGCCGCGCACACCTCGGCCGAGGCCTGGCTGGGCAGCGCGCTGCCGCAGCCGTCGGTGGACGGGGCGGTGCTGCGCTACCTGGCCGCGTACGGCCCGGCGAGCGTGCGCGACGCGCAGACCTGGTCGGGGCTGACCAGGCTGCGCGAGGTCTTCGACCGGCTGCGGCCCGGCCTGGTCACCTTCACCGACGAGTCCGGCACCACCCTGTACGACCTGCCCGACGCGCCCCGCCCGCCCGCCGACACGCCCGCGCCGGTCCGGCTGCTGGGCGAGTTCGACAACATGCTGCTGTCGTACGCCGACCGCTCCCGCGTCCTGTCTGAGCCGCACCGGGCCAGGGTGTTCACGGTCAACGGCATCATCCGGGCCACGGTGCTGGTCGACGGCGCCGTGGCCGGGATGTGGCGGCTGGACCGCGGCCGCGGCACCGCCACGGTCACCGTCGAGCTGTTCGGGCCGCAGCCGGCGGCCGTCCGCGACGAGATCGCCGCCGAGGCCGCCGCCCTGCTGACCTTCGCCGCCCCGGACACGGCCCACGACATCCGGCTAACGTGA
- a CDS encoding multicopper oxidase family protein: MRLRQVLVVLVVTVLVLCGLCTGAGVWVWNSAVLSTADQVDFTRPLAVPPLAPSHLDAQGRRVFELKAQAGTHDFGHGATPTRGYGGSYLGPTLRAARGEQVVVDVANGLDEATTLHWHGMHLPAGMDGGPYQGIEPGTTWSPTWQIDQPAATLWYHPHPHGRTAQHVYQGLAGMFLVDDPATDVAALPHEYGVDDFPVIVQDKKFHGDGRLDDTAPFLSGIGVLGDTVAVNGTVGPYLEVTTQRVRLRLLNASNARSYDFGFADGRTFALVGSDGGLLPRRADLSRIMLSPGERAEIVVTVAPGERVVLRSYPPQLGTPLFDRFSGGADTLDILQLRVSSGAVARPQVPERLVDVPRLDPSGAAQRRSFSLGGHAINGKGMEPARVDAAPVLGTTEVWRVVNNDGTPHNFHIHDVQFQVASVDGHAPPPWLAGWKDTVYLPPNRPYELVMRFADYADPNTAYMFHCHLLAHEDAGMMGQFVVVPADSR, encoded by the coding sequence GTGCGGCTCAGGCAGGTACTCGTGGTGCTGGTCGTGACGGTGCTGGTGCTGTGCGGGCTGTGTACGGGCGCGGGGGTCTGGGTGTGGAACAGCGCGGTGCTGTCCACCGCCGACCAGGTGGACTTCACCCGGCCGCTGGCGGTGCCGCCGCTGGCCCCGTCGCACCTCGACGCGCAGGGGCGGCGCGTGTTCGAGCTGAAGGCCCAGGCGGGCACGCACGACTTCGGGCACGGCGCCACCCCGACCCGGGGGTACGGCGGGTCGTACCTCGGCCCGACGCTGCGGGCGGCCCGGGGCGAGCAGGTCGTCGTCGACGTCGCCAACGGGCTGGACGAGGCGACCACGCTGCACTGGCACGGCATGCACCTGCCCGCGGGCATGGACGGCGGGCCGTACCAGGGCATCGAACCCGGCACGACCTGGTCGCCGACCTGGCAGATCGACCAGCCCGCCGCGACGCTCTGGTACCACCCGCACCCGCACGGGCGGACCGCGCAGCACGTGTACCAGGGCCTGGCCGGGATGTTCCTGGTCGACGACCCGGCCACCGACGTGGCGGCGCTGCCGCACGAGTACGGCGTCGACGACTTCCCGGTGATCGTCCAGGACAAGAAGTTCCACGGCGACGGGCGGCTCGACGACACCGCCCCGTTCCTGAGCGGCATCGGCGTGCTCGGCGACACGGTCGCGGTCAACGGGACGGTCGGGCCGTACCTGGAGGTCACCACGCAGCGGGTGCGGTTGCGGCTGCTGAACGCGTCCAACGCGCGCTCCTACGACTTCGGGTTCGCCGACGGGCGTACGTTCGCGCTGGTCGGCAGCGACGGCGGGCTGCTGCCGCGGCGGGCCGACCTATCGCGGATCATGCTGTCGCCGGGGGAGCGGGCCGAGATCGTGGTGACCGTGGCGCCGGGCGAGCGGGTCGTGCTGCGCAGCTACCCGCCGCAGCTGGGGACGCCGCTGTTCGACCGGTTCTCCGGCGGCGCGGACACCCTCGACATCCTGCAGCTGCGGGTGTCGAGTGGGGCCGTGGCACGTCCGCAGGTGCCGGAGCGGCTGGTGGACGTGCCACGCCTCGACCCGTCCGGCGCGGCGCAGCGGCGGTCGTTCAGCCTCGGCGGGCACGCGATCAACGGCAAGGGCATGGAGCCGGCCCGGGTCGACGCCGCGCCGGTGCTCGGCACGACCGAGGTGTGGCGGGTGGTCAACAACGACGGGACGCCGCACAACTTCCACATCCACGACGTGCAGTTCCAGGTCGCGAGCGTGGACGGCCACGCACCGCCGCCGTGGCTGGCGGGCTGGAAGGACACCGTGTACCTGCCGCCGAACCGGCCGTACGAGCTGGTCATGCGCTTCGCCGACTACGCGGACCCGAACACGGCGTACATGTTCCACTGCCACCTGCTCGCCCACGAGGACGCGGGGATGATGGGCCAGTTCGTAGTGGTTCCGGCCGACTCACGTTAG
- a CDS encoding MFS transporter, with the protein MAALVLFTASTFLSVTTEMLPTGLLTAMSRDLHASEARVGILVTGYALMVALFAAPLGRATARIRRRVLFTGALAGYAASNVLMAVATVYPVAAVARLTGGLTHGLFWAMLAGYIARMVDPARLGRAMTLVFTGGTLAILLGVPAGTALGVAVGWRMAFVVLAAVSLLLVLLGWRILPDLPGADGADELSLLQVLRTPAVTVVVLTTAVTMLGFFSFFTYISPFLLHAGVSEQGLSPVLLGYGVAGAVGLFVTGLLIDKRPRVAMLGGAVLLTGALALMAVGRGSVPLAVIGACLAGMALNSQALGVQAATLRAAPAGATDTASALNASAFNIGIGGGALAGGLVLDSFGVAALPLVAAVLTGIGLVGVAAGRRNGFPATVPL; encoded by the coding sequence GTGGCAGCGCTGGTGCTGTTCACGGCCTCGACCTTCCTGTCGGTGACCACCGAGATGCTGCCCACGGGCCTGCTCACCGCGATGAGCCGCGACCTGCACGCCTCCGAGGCCCGCGTCGGCATCCTCGTCACCGGGTACGCCCTGATGGTCGCCCTGTTCGCCGCCCCGCTCGGCCGGGCCACCGCGCGCATCCGCCGCCGCGTCCTGTTCACCGGCGCCCTGGCCGGGTACGCCGCCAGCAACGTGCTGATGGCCGTGGCCACGGTGTACCCCGTCGCCGCCGTCGCCCGCCTCACCGGCGGCCTCACCCACGGCCTGTTCTGGGCCATGCTCGCCGGGTACATCGCCCGCATGGTCGACCCGGCCCGGCTCGGCCGCGCCATGACCCTGGTCTTCACCGGCGGCACGCTGGCGATCCTGCTCGGCGTCCCGGCGGGCACCGCGCTGGGCGTCGCGGTCGGCTGGCGCATGGCGTTCGTCGTGCTCGCGGCCGTGTCGCTGCTGCTGGTGCTGCTCGGCTGGCGCATCCTGCCCGACCTGCCCGGCGCCGACGGCGCCGACGAGCTCAGCCTGCTCCAGGTGCTGCGCACCCCGGCGGTGACCGTGGTCGTGCTCACCACCGCCGTCACCATGCTCGGCTTCTTCAGCTTCTTCACCTACATCTCCCCGTTCCTGCTGCACGCGGGCGTGAGCGAGCAGGGCCTGAGCCCGGTGCTGCTCGGCTACGGCGTCGCCGGGGCGGTCGGGCTGTTCGTGACCGGCCTGCTCATCGACAAGCGGCCCCGCGTCGCCATGCTCGGCGGCGCCGTCCTGCTGACGGGGGCGCTGGCGCTGATGGCCGTCGGCCGCGGCTCGGTCCCGCTGGCCGTGATCGGCGCCTGCCTGGCCGGCATGGCACTGAACTCGCAGGCCCTGGGCGTGCAGGCGGCCACCCTGCGGGCCGCCCCGGCCGGGGCCACCGACACCGCGTCGGCCCTGAACGCGTCGGCGTTCAACATCGGCATCGGCGGCGGCGCGCTGGCCGGCGGGCTCGTCCTGGATTCGTTCGGCGTGGCCGCGTTGCCGCTGGTCGCGGCCGTGCTGACCGGCATCGGCCTGGTCGGTGTGGCGGCCGGGCGGCGCAACGGGTTCCCCGCCACAGTCCCCCTGTGA